The following proteins come from a genomic window of Alicyclobacillus dauci:
- a CDS encoding PHP domain-containing protein has translation MNNMENMNKITAASSLRDIGNLLQIEGENSFKARAYIVAAESLLASALPMDKILANPTSLPGIGHDIAEILHRLSSSGLDAVLAHANITIPRTAADLLRVPGIGPKTANRLVHAHGIVSLPDLARALESGKLEKVSGFGRDRMDRLKRDVAVLVESLHAIPIARLWPLATQLAEEIRAVPGVQSVAVTGDARRLVVMCPHAELVVAVDDEEPIQEWYAERDGTEEDNYTILRVVSPNETVPVRIHTVPVEAFAPHLMRTTGDGVHQDVIEGLLRKKGIVWAVDRLTGEGGETIQVPKEVDIYRLIGMPFLPPEVREGQGILVQPDELVQREDIRGDLHVHSNWSDGSMSIEEVASHAARLGYSYIAITDHSQSLSIAHGLTPERVREQRGEIERVRRLTDVKILHGTEVDILSDGQLDLPDDVLWDLDIVVASVHSTMQQSKTQMTERIIKAIRHPAVDIIGHLTGRVIGRRFGYEVDMERILEEAYKHGVVIELNANAHRLDVSESALRQAQEMGILISIDTDTHHEDEFDMMEYGIRMAKRGWLKKTNVLNTLPYDELVGRLHRDRRTR, from the coding sequence ATGAACAACATGGAAAACATGAACAAGATAACAGCGGCCTCCAGTCTGCGCGACATTGGCAACCTGCTTCAAATCGAAGGGGAGAATTCATTTAAAGCGAGAGCCTACATCGTCGCCGCCGAGTCTTTGCTCGCTTCCGCCCTCCCCATGGACAAGATTCTCGCCAACCCAACTTCGTTACCGGGCATTGGGCACGACATCGCTGAAATACTGCATCGATTGAGTTCATCCGGCCTCGATGCTGTGCTCGCCCACGCCAACATCACCATCCCTAGGACTGCGGCGGACTTACTGCGGGTCCCTGGAATTGGGCCAAAAACAGCAAATCGCCTCGTTCATGCCCACGGTATTGTGTCCTTGCCGGATTTGGCGAGAGCCCTTGAGTCAGGCAAGTTGGAGAAGGTATCCGGCTTCGGGCGGGATCGAATGGACCGACTGAAACGGGATGTCGCCGTTCTCGTCGAAAGCTTGCACGCAATTCCAATCGCACGGTTATGGCCACTGGCAACTCAACTCGCCGAAGAAATCCGGGCTGTCCCAGGGGTTCAATCAGTTGCCGTCACAGGCGATGCACGCCGTTTGGTTGTCATGTGCCCACATGCGGAACTCGTTGTGGCTGTCGACGACGAGGAACCAATACAAGAGTGGTATGCGGAACGAGACGGCACAGAGGAAGATAACTACACTATCCTACGGGTTGTTTCTCCAAACGAGACCGTACCGGTTCGGATACATACCGTGCCGGTTGAAGCGTTCGCCCCCCATTTGATGCGGACGACCGGCGATGGAGTTCATCAAGACGTCATAGAAGGATTGCTGCGGAAGAAAGGCATCGTTTGGGCGGTGGATCGGTTGACAGGTGAAGGTGGTGAAACGATCCAAGTTCCGAAGGAAGTAGACATCTACCGTTTGATTGGCATGCCTTTCTTGCCACCCGAAGTTCGCGAAGGCCAAGGAATTCTCGTACAGCCGGATGAGCTCGTTCAACGTGAGGATATCCGTGGAGATCTGCATGTGCATAGTAACTGGAGCGACGGATCGATGAGCATTGAGGAAGTCGCGTCACACGCAGCCCGCTTGGGCTATTCATACATTGCCATCACGGATCATTCTCAGTCCCTCTCCATCGCACACGGACTCACGCCGGAACGGGTGCGAGAGCAGCGTGGCGAGATTGAACGGGTGAGGCGACTGACGGACGTCAAGATCCTCCACGGGACCGAGGTCGATATTCTATCGGACGGGCAACTCGATCTCCCCGACGACGTTCTTTGGGACCTCGACATCGTTGTGGCCTCTGTTCACAGTACAATGCAGCAGTCGAAAACACAAATGACGGAGCGAATCATCAAAGCCATCCGGCACCCTGCCGTAGACATCATTGGCCACTTAACTGGACGTGTTATCGGGCGGCGATTTGGCTACGAAGTGGATATGGAGCGGATCCTTGAAGAAGCTTACAAGCACGGCGTCGTCATTGAGCTCAATGCGAACGCGCATCGGCTAGACGTGTCGGAAAGTGCGTTGCGGCAAGCGCAGGAGATGGGCATTCTCATCTCCATTGACACAGACACACATCATGAGGACGAGTTTGACATGATGGAGTACGGCATTCGAATGGCCAAGCGAGGGTGGCTGAAGAAGACGAACGTACTGAATACATTGCCGTATGACGAGCTCGTAGGGAGGCTGCATCGGGATCGGAGAACGAGATGA
- a CDS encoding cold-shock protein: protein MHQGTVKWFNSEKGFGFIEVEGGEDVFVHFSAIQGEGFKTLDEGQRVEFDIVEGPKGPQAANVVKY, encoded by the coding sequence ATGCATCAAGGAACAGTGAAATGGTTTAACAGCGAAAAGGGATTTGGCTTCATCGAAGTGGAGGGCGGGGAAGATGTGTTTGTGCACTTCAGCGCAATCCAAGGGGAAGGATTTAAGACACTCGACGAAGGCCAACGCGTAGAATTCGACATCGTTGAGGGTCCCAAAGGCCCGCAGGCAGCGAACGTCGTCAAATACTAA
- a CDS encoding GntR family transcriptional regulator has product MTEWQLDTSSGVPLYLQMKQNIIQKIITGEWPPGYQLPTVRQLAVDVRINVNTVSRVYAEVERDGYIRTQQGKGTFVRDRGEWAERPGERVALVEKFVTLVVEMAQAQGITRAELLAALQERSQPNDAHEVRRDGE; this is encoded by the coding sequence GTGACCGAATGGCAGCTGGACACTAGCAGTGGTGTTCCGCTCTATTTGCAGATGAAGCAGAACATTATCCAGAAAATCATCACCGGTGAATGGCCGCCCGGGTACCAGCTTCCGACCGTACGACAGCTCGCCGTGGACGTTCGGATCAACGTCAACACCGTCAGTCGCGTCTACGCAGAAGTCGAGCGGGATGGCTACATCCGTACGCAACAGGGTAAAGGGACGTTTGTCCGCGACAGAGGAGAGTGGGCTGAAAGGCCGGGTGAGAGGGTGGCATTGGTGGAGAAATTCGTGACACTTGTTGTCGAAATGGCGCAGGCACAAGGAATCACACGTGCGGAACTGTTGGCCGCGCTACAAGAACGTTCACAGCCGAATGACGCACACGAAGTACGAAGAGATGGTGAATAG
- a CDS encoding DUF5667 domain-containing protein, producing the protein MAIKKTRFTKGLIAGALILGVSATGATVWAASNVTVTPAANTSTTQETYGATNATSNTGSTVLSSSQALSSEYANFVNTIYQQIQAALKAKDLSKAQQLAQFAQEQISKVNALIAQGNTQQAEQLLSSTIPTVTGNQPSTGVSTSASSTTGAADSSSGSATTTGSTPTVTVTGSTPSNTSNSGSTTGTTNSSTSPSTCTKSESGDEQKDAEYFNLAHNTVALASALQHVHNSKAQQSLEKNIEKGFAHLEAQLQQLEQQAKQPQPVLPVKPADQPSETQKQTQVSRNATTSKDSTTKASTVSTNTKVKTDEQSEDKAKESQQKSKVDSSVYASVQVRTHGNSNVQHDHSEHGHDGNHGNEKDNGRG; encoded by the coding sequence TTGGCTATAAAAAAAACGAGGTTTACAAAAGGTCTGATAGCGGGAGCGCTAATTTTGGGAGTAAGTGCAACGGGTGCAACCGTATGGGCTGCATCTAACGTTACAGTCACGCCAGCGGCGAATACGTCGACTACCCAGGAAACATATGGTGCAACAAACGCGACGTCAAATACCGGATCGACTGTTTTAAGCTCGTCCCAAGCGTTATCAAGCGAGTATGCAAACTTCGTAAACACGATATATCAGCAAATTCAAGCTGCATTGAAAGCAAAGGATCTTTCCAAAGCACAACAGTTAGCTCAATTCGCTCAGGAGCAAATTAGCAAAGTCAATGCGTTGATTGCCCAAGGCAACACACAACAGGCAGAACAGTTGCTTTCATCAACCATTCCCACGGTAACTGGCAATCAGCCCAGCACTGGAGTGAGTACGTCGGCATCTTCTACAACGGGAGCTGCGGATAGTTCATCAGGGTCTGCGACAACAACAGGAAGTACGCCAACTGTGACCGTTACAGGATCGACGCCATCCAACACGTCAAACTCCGGGTCCACGACAGGAACCACGAACAGTTCAACTTCACCGTCTACCTGTACCAAAAGCGAGTCGGGTGATGAGCAGAAGGATGCGGAGTACTTTAATCTCGCCCATAATACGGTAGCCTTGGCATCTGCGCTGCAGCATGTACATAATTCCAAGGCGCAACAATCTCTCGAGAAGAATATCGAAAAGGGATTTGCCCATCTCGAGGCGCAACTTCAACAGTTGGAGCAACAAGCGAAGCAACCGCAACCAGTACTACCCGTGAAACCAGCTGACCAGCCATCAGAAACGCAAAAGCAAACACAAGTATCCAGGAACGCCACGACTTCAAAGGATTCGACGACTAAGGCTTCTACTGTCTCTACGAATACCAAGGTGAAGACAGATGAGCAGTCAGAAGACAAGGCCAAAGAATCCCAACAGAAGTCTAAGGTTGACTCGTCGGTTTACGCTTCCGTACAAGTGAGAACCCACGGTAATAGTAACGTGCAGCATGATCATTCCGAGCACGGTCACGACGGTAACCATGGTAACGAAAAGGACAATGGACGCGGTTAA
- a CDS encoding slipin family protein, with the protein MDEVANRNIAGIQRFIFIVFLLIGLGVGAGIALRHHVLGAVIGILIILVGWVFATSIRVADQWEKAVVLRLGKFKALAGPGMFFIIPLVDTVPTWIDQRIITTKFTAEQTLTKDTVPVNVDAVLFWMVWDAQKAALEVADFESSVAWAAQTALRDLIGRTLLEDLLSSRETMDEELKRVMDERTEPWGITIQDVQLRDISIPNSLQDAMSRAAQAERERNARAILGTAEKQVAESFLQAAEMYNSNPIALQLRAMNILYEGLKEKASMIVVPSSLADAANVGNLLGFVSSEKLREMGNMGQEAGHTSHS; encoded by the coding sequence GTGGATGAAGTGGCAAATCGAAATATCGCGGGGATTCAGCGATTCATATTTATTGTCTTCTTGCTTATTGGTCTCGGTGTAGGGGCTGGAATTGCGCTGAGGCATCATGTGCTTGGGGCAGTAATTGGCATACTGATCATTTTAGTGGGGTGGGTGTTTGCCACTTCTATTCGTGTCGCCGATCAATGGGAGAAGGCTGTGGTGCTTCGACTCGGGAAATTTAAAGCGCTTGCTGGCCCGGGTATGTTTTTCATTATTCCCCTGGTTGATACAGTTCCGACTTGGATTGATCAGCGCATTATTACGACCAAGTTCACAGCGGAACAGACGCTCACGAAGGACACCGTGCCAGTCAATGTCGATGCCGTCCTCTTTTGGATGGTGTGGGACGCACAAAAGGCGGCCCTTGAAGTGGCGGATTTTGAGAGCTCTGTAGCTTGGGCCGCTCAAACGGCTTTGCGGGACTTGATTGGACGGACGTTGTTAGAAGACTTACTGAGTTCACGCGAAACAATGGACGAGGAACTGAAGCGGGTGATGGACGAACGCACGGAGCCCTGGGGCATCACGATTCAGGACGTGCAGCTCCGTGACATCAGCATTCCGAACAGTCTGCAGGACGCTATGTCAAGAGCGGCTCAGGCGGAGCGGGAGCGGAATGCTCGTGCCATTCTCGGAACGGCTGAAAAACAAGTTGCAGAATCATTTTTGCAGGCTGCTGAAATGTACAATAGCAATCCTATCGCGCTGCAATTACGGGCTATGAACATTCTCTACGAGGGCCTTAAAGAGAAAGCATCGATGATTGTCGTTCCAAGTTCGCTCGCAGATGCAGCAAATGTGGGGAATCTGCTGGGCTTTGTCAGTTCGGAGAAGCTTCGAGAGATGGGAAATATGGGTCAAGAAGCGGGACACACGAGTCATTCTTGA
- a CDS encoding TIGR00725 family protein, translating into MLRIGVIGQSGKVDEETLRLAEEMGKEIASRKAIILTGGTNGVMEAASRGAKLAGGLVVGLLPGDESQVANEYVDIPITTGFGFDFRSMVLVHSSDAVVMIGGGVGTLVELSAAYMLHKPVIVLEPSSGWAKRVKDIAYEGLYLDHRRENYPHQLDFASTPKDAFDLILTRAKEVPSAHSTASDTSGDIYPNK; encoded by the coding sequence ATGCTGAGAATTGGTGTAATCGGACAGTCCGGTAAGGTTGACGAAGAAACACTCCGACTTGCTGAGGAAATGGGAAAAGAAATTGCGTCGAGAAAGGCAATTATCCTGACAGGCGGAACGAACGGAGTGATGGAGGCCGCATCGCGTGGCGCGAAGCTGGCGGGTGGACTGGTTGTCGGGCTTTTGCCAGGAGACGAGTCCCAGGTGGCGAATGAATATGTCGATATCCCCATTACGACCGGATTTGGGTTCGATTTTCGGAGTATGGTACTCGTGCATTCCTCGGATGCGGTGGTCATGATCGGTGGTGGCGTCGGCACATTGGTTGAGTTATCTGCAGCGTATATGTTGCACAAGCCAGTCATTGTCCTCGAACCATCGAGCGGCTGGGCGAAGCGAGTGAAGGACATTGCTTATGAGGGGCTTTATCTCGATCATCGACGCGAAAACTACCCCCACCAACTCGATTTCGCCTCCACTCCGAAGGATGCATTCGATCTGATTCTGACACGGGCGAAAGAAGTCCCGAGCGCTCATTCGACGGCTTCTGACACCTCAGGGGACATCTACCCGAACAAGTGA
- a CDS encoding PH domain-containing protein has translation MPKLLSGILGNYTELSVEELTKQYGTYLMPEEKITTGFKLVRDTFIVTDQRIILFDHQGVTGKKTRVVSIDLDSIYEVSMETAGMGFDDSEMTIHYITSPYFKANNVDTATYKFEFGKKFNIQPFYVAMQTIAVENRRKINS, from the coding sequence TTGCCGAAGTTACTAAGTGGTATATTAGGCAATTACACAGAGCTTTCTGTAGAAGAATTGACAAAGCAGTATGGAACATATCTGATGCCTGAAGAAAAAATCACAACCGGGTTCAAGTTAGTTCGCGATACCTTCATTGTTACGGACCAACGCATAATATTATTTGACCATCAAGGTGTGACTGGTAAAAAGACAAGAGTCGTATCTATCGATCTCGATTCGATTTATGAGGTTTCGATGGAGACGGCGGGAATGGGATTCGATGATAGTGAAATGACTATCCATTACATCACGTCACCATACTTTAAAGCTAATAATGTGGATACGGCCACCTACAAATTTGAATTCGGGAAGAAATTTAATATTCAGCCCTTTTATGTTGCAATGCAAACAATAGCCGTCGAGAACCGTAGAAAAATAAATTCATAA
- a CDS encoding L,D-transpeptidase family protein: MKLSSIGKWLLTILSVMIILVPGRGANDKLAPDPVVSAATTSSTKAPPLTPAANSGKSKSTGASSSGSNASTGGDIKNTGNTATQSENNRPSIPVLALGAKGQAALWLNETLAALQYLPLGFTPSAEVSEDASSESTSSGPSPAIANTLAATLQDATLKPIPGTWSWKAKYPTSLTNLWNANAVSVITEGAIIRFEHDHGLDIDGIAGPQVDNALLIALTKGQIENKPYTYVTVSKTDQEHLDIWQNGSHIYNTLVNTGISACPTPNGTWPVFLRLTSQTMRGKSPSGEPYNDPGVPWINYFYKGCAIHGYVRPTYGSPQSLGCVELPVSNAQKVYSLLDYGTLVTVGS, from the coding sequence ATGAAACTCTCATCTATCGGAAAGTGGCTATTAACCATACTCTCGGTGATGATTATCCTCGTGCCAGGGCGCGGGGCAAACGACAAATTGGCGCCCGATCCGGTCGTCTCTGCGGCAACCACGTCATCCACAAAAGCGCCGCCTCTGACACCTGCTGCGAACAGCGGAAAGTCCAAGTCAACTGGGGCGTCTTCAAGCGGATCGAACGCATCCACTGGAGGGGACATAAAAAATACAGGCAACACTGCGACACAATCAGAGAACAATCGCCCGTCGATACCCGTGTTGGCACTGGGTGCCAAAGGCCAAGCTGCACTGTGGCTCAACGAGACGTTAGCAGCACTACAATACCTTCCACTGGGGTTCACGCCTAGCGCAGAAGTGTCGGAAGATGCAAGTAGCGAGTCAACATCTAGCGGTCCCTCACCCGCTATCGCGAACACGTTGGCTGCCACACTTCAAGACGCCACGCTTAAACCCATTCCGGGGACCTGGTCGTGGAAAGCCAAATACCCGACATCCCTCACGAATCTGTGGAACGCGAATGCCGTCTCCGTAATTACGGAAGGTGCCATTATTCGATTCGAACACGATCACGGCCTGGACATTGACGGAATAGCCGGTCCGCAAGTCGACAACGCACTGCTGATTGCGCTGACCAAGGGGCAAATCGAAAATAAACCTTATACCTATGTCACGGTGTCGAAAACGGATCAAGAGCATCTCGATATCTGGCAAAACGGGAGCCATATCTACAACACGCTCGTCAATACAGGCATTTCCGCATGTCCAACGCCAAACGGCACCTGGCCCGTTTTCCTGCGGCTGACATCCCAGACGATGCGAGGCAAGTCCCCTTCTGGTGAACCATACAACGATCCCGGGGTACCCTGGATCAACTACTTTTACAAAGGTTGCGCCATTCACGGATATGTTCGTCCTACATACGGGTCACCCCAGAGTCTCGGCTGTGTGGAACTACCTGTAAGTAACGCCCAAAAAGTCTACTCCCTCCTCGATTACGGAACACTTGTCACGGTGGGAAGCTAA
- a CDS encoding zinc finger domain-containing protein, which yields MARPYQRTDTQTGGYDTHFLVHGRGNEPCPRCGHPITQTEHAGRKLFYCSHCQH from the coding sequence ATGGCCCGCCCGTATCAACGCACGGACACGCAAACAGGAGGCTATGATACTCACTTTCTCGTCCACGGCAGAGGAAACGAGCCATGCCCCCGCTGTGGGCACCCCATCACGCAGACGGAGCACGCCGGTCGCAAGCTATTCTACTGCAGTCATTGTCAACACTAG
- a CDS encoding ArsR/SmtB family transcription factor translates to MIIEQEQVKENEVRVKIFKALADPTRLEIIRTLYRNRHEMTCGEVGNHCEASKSNASYHYRTLREAGLIIVRKEGQLKYMSIEFDTFERYLPGFLQTL, encoded by the coding sequence ATGATTATTGAACAAGAGCAAGTAAAAGAGAATGAAGTTCGTGTAAAAATTTTCAAAGCACTGGCGGATCCGACACGTCTGGAGATCATTCGCACGCTATATCGCAATCGTCACGAGATGACATGCGGCGAGGTGGGGAATCACTGCGAGGCATCGAAATCAAACGCATCATACCACTACCGAACGCTCCGTGAGGCCGGACTGATCATCGTTCGGAAAGAGGGGCAATTGAAGTATATGAGCATTGAGTTCGATACATTTGAACGTTACTTACCGGGATTCCTACAGACACTTTAA
- a CDS encoding DNA-formamidopyrimidine glycosylase family protein produces the protein MPELPEMETYRSLLLQTVVNQRVTVAHVQREKSINVPVTEFKRRVEGRRIGNITRRGKHILFWLDSQDILLLHLMLGGWMYYGTMADKPDHDSQVDLTLENDHTLFFLGLRLGYLHVIDMPSLTERLRDMGPEPLDPAFTADDLRTALTHKRGSLKSALTDQHCISGIGNRYSDEIFASRPVFSH, from the coding sequence GTGCCTGAATTGCCAGAAATGGAGACGTATCGAAGCTTGCTTTTACAGACGGTGGTCAATCAACGTGTCACGGTTGCCCACGTTCAACGGGAGAAGTCTATTAACGTCCCGGTTACCGAATTCAAGCGACGCGTCGAGGGCAGGCGGATCGGCAATATTACTCGACGCGGTAAACATATTCTATTTTGGCTTGATTCCCAGGACATTCTGTTGCTCCACCTGATGCTTGGGGGCTGGATGTACTACGGCACGATGGCAGATAAGCCGGACCACGACAGCCAAGTGGACTTAACCCTTGAGAACGATCACACCCTGTTCTTTTTGGGGCTCCGCCTCGGCTACTTACATGTTATTGACATGCCGTCACTCACCGAAAGATTGCGCGATATGGGCCCTGAACCGCTCGATCCGGCGTTTACGGCCGATGACCTGCGAACCGCATTGACACACAAACGCGGGTCACTGAAATCTGCACTCACCGATCAACACTGTATCTCTGGCATCGGAAACCGCTATTCAGACGAAATATTTGCTTCGAGGCCGGTATTCTCCCATTAA
- a CDS encoding sulfotransferase family protein: MVSGKPNFFIAGAAKSGTSSLFHYLGLHPKVYMSPIKEPHFFCDEYFPDHFSGPGDEGFSKNRLRDINEYLKLFAASDQAKVVGEGSVYYLYFPGVAEKLYQFNSQAKVVLILRNPVDRAFSAYMHTVRDGRETLTFEEALQQEESRRHQGYQPLWWYRELGLYSCQVQRYIRVFPKDQLKIYLFEDLQDTSKVINDVLSFLGLENDEHIDTSVRYNESGVPKSRFLYNFFAKPNVLKEIAKPLLPQKFRQRLGQRAKTMVLQKESMDPNTRLELQRYYRQDIEKLQTLINRDLSAWLK, from the coding sequence ATGGTGTCTGGCAAACCAAATTTCTTTATTGCAGGTGCGGCGAAGTCAGGAACAAGTTCACTTTTTCATTACCTCGGGCTTCACCCGAAGGTGTATATGAGCCCAATCAAAGAGCCTCATTTTTTCTGTGATGAATATTTTCCCGATCATTTTTCAGGACCAGGCGACGAGGGGTTCAGTAAAAACAGATTGCGAGATATCAATGAGTACTTAAAACTGTTCGCAGCCAGTGATCAGGCGAAAGTTGTTGGAGAAGGATCTGTTTACTACCTTTATTTTCCGGGAGTGGCGGAGAAACTGTATCAGTTCAACTCGCAAGCGAAAGTCGTACTCATCCTTCGCAATCCTGTTGACCGAGCGTTTTCGGCATACATGCACACCGTTCGCGATGGGCGTGAAACGCTCACTTTTGAGGAGGCACTACAACAGGAAGAGAGCCGCCGACATCAAGGTTATCAACCTCTATGGTGGTATCGTGAACTCGGTCTCTATAGTTGTCAGGTCCAGCGTTACATACGGGTATTCCCCAAAGACCAGCTGAAAATCTATTTGTTTGAAGACTTACAGGATACATCGAAAGTTATTAATGATGTGTTGTCGTTTCTGGGATTGGAAAATGACGAGCACATTGATACATCAGTTCGTTATAACGAATCCGGCGTACCCAAATCTCGATTTCTCTACAACTTCTTCGCAAAACCAAACGTATTAAAGGAAATTGCGAAGCCGCTTTTGCCTCAGAAATTTCGACAAAGGTTGGGCCAACGGGCCAAAACCATGGTGTTACAAAAGGAGAGCATGGATCCCAATACAAGGCTAGAACTACAGCGTTATTACCGGCAGGACATAGAAAAATTGCAGACGCTCATCAATAGAGACTTGTCTGCATGGCTGAAGTAA
- a CDS encoding G1 family glutamic endopeptidase — protein sequence MRKKVLLSSAMVVMGVSMVPITAFAGTSYSHPDTAITNLPKVSVGSSNHQTNYTHPGVVIRNAPRQPLPPSALGTPNSLGSVHNFGWSASNWSGYAITGGPYNDITGEWTVPTVQKTTKSSYSSTWIGIDGYNNSDLIQTGTEQDYVGGRAQYDAWWEILPAAETVITNMAVYPGDHMSAAIHNNGNGTWKITLNDLTQNETFSTTQSYSGPATSAEWIQEAPEINGRIATLAHYGETTMDPGTVNGANPGLTASDGGYMVQNNATVSVPSNPDSDTDGFNVAYGSAQPTPPQS from the coding sequence ATGCGGAAGAAAGTTCTACTATCTTCAGCTATGGTTGTCATGGGAGTGAGTATGGTACCTATCACCGCGTTTGCGGGAACGAGTTATTCACATCCGGACACAGCTATCACGAATCTACCGAAAGTGAGCGTGGGCTCCTCTAACCACCAAACGAACTATACGCACCCGGGGGTCGTTATTCGCAACGCGCCGCGACAACCTCTCCCACCCAGTGCACTTGGCACGCCCAATTCCTTGGGCTCCGTTCACAATTTCGGTTGGTCGGCGTCAAATTGGTCAGGTTATGCGATCACAGGCGGGCCATACAACGACATCACGGGCGAGTGGACCGTGCCAACAGTTCAAAAGACAACGAAAAGCAGTTATTCGTCCACTTGGATTGGCATTGATGGGTACAACAACAGTGACTTGATCCAAACCGGTACCGAGCAGGACTATGTCGGCGGGAGAGCTCAGTACGACGCGTGGTGGGAGATACTCCCAGCTGCCGAGACTGTCATTACGAATATGGCTGTTTACCCAGGTGACCACATGAGTGCTGCCATTCACAATAACGGTAATGGGACATGGAAAATTACTCTAAACGATCTCACCCAAAACGAGACGTTCTCCACAACACAGTCCTACTCCGGACCAGCAACGTCCGCTGAATGGATCCAAGAGGCACCGGAGATAAATGGCCGTATCGCAACGCTTGCACACTATGGTGAAACGACGATGGATCCAGGTACGGTAAATGGCGCGAATCCTGGACTCACCGCGTCGGATGGCGGATACATGGTGCAGAACAATGCAACGGTCTCCGTCCCGTCAAACCCCGACTCGGACACGGACGGTTTCAACGTCGCGTATGGCTCTGCTCAGCCCACGCCGCCACAATCTTAA
- the cysC gene encoding adenylyl-sulfate kinase — protein sequence MQTNNVTWHQTSVSRNSRQQRNGHRGCVIWLTGLSGSGKSTVANQLSLALFQRGVQTYVLDGDNLRCGINSNLGFSDEDRDENVRRVAEVAKLFVDAGMVVIAAVISPMKHQRDMARKKFGANEFVEVFVDCPLDVCQTRDPKGLYKKARQGKIVGFTGIDAPYQPPAHPQVTVQTHVQSIEQGVDRILHYLNAHRTLRLSDGL from the coding sequence TTGCAAACGAACAACGTTACATGGCACCAAACATCCGTCTCAAGAAATAGTCGGCAGCAAAGAAATGGACATCGAGGATGTGTGATATGGTTAACAGGCCTATCTGGATCCGGAAAGTCAACTGTAGCGAATCAACTTAGCTTAGCTCTGTTTCAACGCGGGGTACAGACGTATGTGCTAGACGGCGACAATTTACGCTGTGGAATTAATTCGAACCTTGGTTTTAGTGACGAAGACCGGGACGAAAATGTTCGCCGTGTAGCTGAAGTTGCGAAATTATTTGTGGACGCAGGCATGGTCGTGATCGCGGCAGTGATCTCTCCTATGAAACATCAACGTGATATGGCAAGGAAAAAGTTCGGCGCAAATGAGTTTGTCGAAGTGTTTGTGGACTGTCCATTGGATGTTTGCCAAACACGGGATCCGAAAGGTCTATATAAAAAAGCCCGCCAGGGTAAAATTGTAGGTTTCACTGGAATTGATGCCCCATATCAGCCACCAGCCCATCCACAAGTGACTGTACAGACTCATGTTCAGTCCATTGAACAAGGCGTTGACCGGATTCTCCACTACTTAAATGCCCATCGGACGCTAAGACTGAGCGATGGCCTGTAA